A DNA window from Corvus hawaiiensis isolate bCorHaw1 chromosome 11, bCorHaw1.pri.cur, whole genome shotgun sequence contains the following coding sequences:
- the SLC38A3 gene encoding sodium-coupled neutral amino acid transporter 3 isoform X2, whose product MDTTDVPLQAEMVELVPNGKHTTALTASTVPSLAGDRFEENQTGVAEMEEFLPHGAEKKQTHFTDFEGKTSFGMSVFNLSNAIMGSGILGLAYAMANTGIILFLFLLTAVALLSSYSIHLLLKSSGIVGIRAYEQLGYRAFGTPGKLAAAIAITLQNIGAMSSYLYIVKSEVPLVIQTFLNLEEKTTDWYLNGNYLVILVSVTIILPLALMKQLGYLGYASGFSLSCMVFFLISVIYKKFQIPCPLPEPEGNLTGILNNSTVSTSDYENGYTVLQAPEQDTCTPSFFTLNSQTAYTIPIMAFAFVCHPEVLPIYTELKDPSKKKMQCISNISIMVMYLMYFLAALFGYLTFYGRVESELLHTYNKVDPFDVLILCVRVAVLTAVTLTVPIVLFPVRRAIQQMLFQGKDFSWIRHIAIAVILLTFINLLVIFAPSILGIFGLIGATSAPCLIFIFPAIFYIRIMPKDKEPLRSAPKILAACFALLGVVFMIMSLSFIIIDWATGGGKSSGSH is encoded by the exons ATGGATACGACGGACGTGCCCCTCCAGGCCGAGATGGTGGAGCTGGTGCCCAATGGGAAACACACGACTGCACTCACTGCCTCCACTGTCCCCTCGCTGGCAGGTGACAG ATTTGAGGAGAACCAGACTGGCGTGGCGGAGATGGAGGAGTTCCTGCCCCACGGTGCCGAGAAGAAGCAGACACACTTCACTGAT TTCGAAGGGAAGACGTCTTTTGGGATGTCCGTCTTCAATCTGAGCAATGCCATCATGGGCAGCGGCATTCTGGGGCTGGCCTATGCCATGGCCAACACTGGCATCATCCTCTTCCT cttcctCCTCACAGCGGtggccctgctctccagctACTCCATCCACCTGCTGCTCAAGTCCTCGGGCATTGTGG GCATTCGCGCCTACGAGCAGCTGGGCTACCGAGCCTTCGGCACGCCGGGGAAGCTGGCTGCGGCCATCGCCATCACGCTGCAGAACATCGGAG CCATGTCCAGTTACCTGTACATCGTCAAATCTGAGGTGCCTCTGGTCATCCAGACCTTCCTGAACCTGGAGGAGAAGACCAC GGACTGGTACCTGAATGGGAACTACCTGGTGATCCTGGTTTCTGTCACCATTATCCTGCCCCTGGCCCTCATGAAGCAGCTGG gctACCTTGGCTACGCCAGCGGCTTCTCCCTCAGCTGTATGGTCTTCTTCCTCATCTCG gtCATCTACAAGAAGTTCCAGATCCCCTGCCCACTTCCAGAACCGGAGGGGAACCTCACGGGCATCCTCAACAACTCCACTGTCAGCACTAGTGACTACGAGAATGGCTACACAGTTCTCCAGGCCCCCGAGCAGGACACCTGCACACCCAGCTTTTTCACCCTGAACTCGCAG ACAGCGTACACCATCCCCATCATGGCCTTCGCCTTCGTCTGCCACCCCGAGGTCCTGCCCATCTACACCGAGCTGAAGGA ccctTCCAAGAAGAAGATGCAGTGCATCTCCAACATCTCCATCATGGTCATGTACCTCATGTACTTCTTGGCTGCCCTCTTTGGCTACCTCACGTTTTACG GCCGTGTGGAGTCGGAGCTGCTGCACACGTACAACAAGGTGGATCCCTTTGATGTGCTCATCCTGTGTGTGCGTGTGGCTGTGCTGACGGCTGTCACCCTCACCGTCCCCATTGTCCTCTTCCCG gtgcgCCGGGCCATCCAACAGATGCTGTTCCAAGGTAAAGACTTCAGCTGGATCCGCCACATCGCCATTGCCGTGATCCTGCTGACCTTCATCAACCTCCTGGTCATCTTTGCCCCATCCATTCTCGGCATCTTCGGCTTGATTG GTgccacctctgctccctgcctcatcttcatcttcccTGCCATCTTCTACATCCGCATCATGCCCAAGGACAAGGAGCCGCTGCGCTCCGCCCCCAAAATATTG GCTGCCTGCTTCGCCCTCCTCGGGGTGGTCTTCATGATCATGAGCTTGAGCTTCATCATCATCGACTGGGCCACGGGTGGGGGGAAGAGCAGCGGCAGCCACTAG
- the SLC38A3 gene encoding sodium-coupled neutral amino acid transporter 3 isoform X1, with translation MEPRAAGRGVESLSRAHSKPSCLPIMDTTDVPLQAEMVELVPNGKHTTALTASTVPSLAGDRFEENQTGVAEMEEFLPHGAEKKQTHFTDFEGKTSFGMSVFNLSNAIMGSGILGLAYAMANTGIILFLFLLTAVALLSSYSIHLLLKSSGIVGIRAYEQLGYRAFGTPGKLAAAIAITLQNIGAMSSYLYIVKSEVPLVIQTFLNLEEKTTDWYLNGNYLVILVSVTIILPLALMKQLGYLGYASGFSLSCMVFFLISVIYKKFQIPCPLPEPEGNLTGILNNSTVSTSDYENGYTVLQAPEQDTCTPSFFTLNSQTAYTIPIMAFAFVCHPEVLPIYTELKDPSKKKMQCISNISIMVMYLMYFLAALFGYLTFYGRVESELLHTYNKVDPFDVLILCVRVAVLTAVTLTVPIVLFPVRRAIQQMLFQGKDFSWIRHIAIAVILLTFINLLVIFAPSILGIFGLIGATSAPCLIFIFPAIFYIRIMPKDKEPLRSAPKILAACFALLGVVFMIMSLSFIIIDWATGGGKSSGSH, from the exons ATGGAGCCGAGAGCTGCGGGCAGGGGAGTGGAG AGCCTGAGTAGAGCCCATAGCAAGCCCAGCTGTCTCCCAATCATGGATACGACGGACGTGCCCCTCCAGGCCGAGATGGTGGAGCTGGTGCCCAATGGGAAACACACGACTGCACTCACTGCCTCCACTGTCCCCTCGCTGGCAGGTGACAG ATTTGAGGAGAACCAGACTGGCGTGGCGGAGATGGAGGAGTTCCTGCCCCACGGTGCCGAGAAGAAGCAGACACACTTCACTGAT TTCGAAGGGAAGACGTCTTTTGGGATGTCCGTCTTCAATCTGAGCAATGCCATCATGGGCAGCGGCATTCTGGGGCTGGCCTATGCCATGGCCAACACTGGCATCATCCTCTTCCT cttcctCCTCACAGCGGtggccctgctctccagctACTCCATCCACCTGCTGCTCAAGTCCTCGGGCATTGTGG GCATTCGCGCCTACGAGCAGCTGGGCTACCGAGCCTTCGGCACGCCGGGGAAGCTGGCTGCGGCCATCGCCATCACGCTGCAGAACATCGGAG CCATGTCCAGTTACCTGTACATCGTCAAATCTGAGGTGCCTCTGGTCATCCAGACCTTCCTGAACCTGGAGGAGAAGACCAC GGACTGGTACCTGAATGGGAACTACCTGGTGATCCTGGTTTCTGTCACCATTATCCTGCCCCTGGCCCTCATGAAGCAGCTGG gctACCTTGGCTACGCCAGCGGCTTCTCCCTCAGCTGTATGGTCTTCTTCCTCATCTCG gtCATCTACAAGAAGTTCCAGATCCCCTGCCCACTTCCAGAACCGGAGGGGAACCTCACGGGCATCCTCAACAACTCCACTGTCAGCACTAGTGACTACGAGAATGGCTACACAGTTCTCCAGGCCCCCGAGCAGGACACCTGCACACCCAGCTTTTTCACCCTGAACTCGCAG ACAGCGTACACCATCCCCATCATGGCCTTCGCCTTCGTCTGCCACCCCGAGGTCCTGCCCATCTACACCGAGCTGAAGGA ccctTCCAAGAAGAAGATGCAGTGCATCTCCAACATCTCCATCATGGTCATGTACCTCATGTACTTCTTGGCTGCCCTCTTTGGCTACCTCACGTTTTACG GCCGTGTGGAGTCGGAGCTGCTGCACACGTACAACAAGGTGGATCCCTTTGATGTGCTCATCCTGTGTGTGCGTGTGGCTGTGCTGACGGCTGTCACCCTCACCGTCCCCATTGTCCTCTTCCCG gtgcgCCGGGCCATCCAACAGATGCTGTTCCAAGGTAAAGACTTCAGCTGGATCCGCCACATCGCCATTGCCGTGATCCTGCTGACCTTCATCAACCTCCTGGTCATCTTTGCCCCATCCATTCTCGGCATCTTCGGCTTGATTG GTgccacctctgctccctgcctcatcttcatcttcccTGCCATCTTCTACATCCGCATCATGCCCAAGGACAAGGAGCCGCTGCGCTCCGCCCCCAAAATATTG GCTGCCTGCTTCGCCCTCCTCGGGGTGGTCTTCATGATCATGAGCTTGAGCTTCATCATCATCGACTGGGCCACGGGTGGGGGGAAGAGCAGCGGCAGCCACTAG